The Klebsiella aerogenes KCTC 2190 region ACCTGGCGCACGGCTCATGCGCCATACAGCCTGTTTCCGGTTGCAATAACTGCTCACACAATGATTGCTTTCGACATTATTTCAGGAGAATATCTGACTGGCAGTGATTCCCTTGAATATATCGACAGACAGAGAAGTGCCCTCAGTGAAAAAAGAATTACCATTACTCGCACTTGGCATTATTGCCGCCGCGCCGGCTTTCGCCAGCCAACAATCTACCAGTCAGGGCTTTATTGAAGACAGCCACCTCGATCTCTTTTTACGTAACGCTTATATCAAACGCGATTATCGCGATGGTTTGCCGGATAAAGCCGAATGGGGTCAGGGTATCATCGCTACCTTCGAGTCCGGCTTTACTCAAGGGCCGGTCGGCTTCGGCGTTGACGGCATTGCGCAGTACGCCGTGCGCCTCGACGGCGGCCGCGGCCGCAGCGGCGCGGGCGGTATCGACTTTTTCGCCCAGGATGACGATGGCCGCGCGAAGTCCGATTTAGCAAAATTTGGCGCTACCGCTAAAATGCGCTTCTCGAATACCGTACTCAGCTACGGCAGCCAGCGCCCGATGCTGCCCATCGTCTACGCCGATGACTCGCGGCTGCTGTACGAGAGCTATACCGGTACCATGCTGACCTCAAGAGAAATCGACGGTCTGGAAATTAACGCCGGTTATCTCACCGATCAGCAGCGCAAAAGCGACGACAGCCACAATAGCGGCCTGAAGAGCCTGACCTTTGGCGGCGCCAGCTATCAATTCAACGACCAACTTAGCGGCGCGCTTTACGCTTCGCACGTCGAGGACGTGCTGAATAAGCAGTATCTCGGCCTGAACTACAAGCAGCCGTTCGCCGCCGACCAGCAGCTGATTGTTGACTTCAATGGCTATAACTCGCGCTTAGATCAAGAATATGCCGACGCCAATGACACCGGGCGCAGCAACAGCATCTGGAGCCTGGCCGCCAGCTACATCTGGGATATTCATACCTTTAAAGTCGCTTACCAGCAAAGCAGCGGCAGCACCGGCTACCACTACGGCGGGTATCAGAATCAGGGCGGCGTTGGCGATGGCGGCAACACCATCTGGCTGGCTAACTCCTACTGGTCCGATTTTAACGGCGAGGATGAACGCTCCTGGCAGGCCTCCTATGGCCTGGATTTTGCCGGACTGGGCGTACCGGGCCTGAGCTGGACCACCGCCTACGTTCGCGGCGATAACATTAAAACCGCCGAGACCAGCAACGGCAAAGAACACGAATGGTTCAACCAGGTGCAGTACCAGGTGCAAAACGGCATGGCGAAAGATTTGAAATTGAGACTCCGCTATTCGGTGCTGCGCGTTTCCAGCAACGCCAGCGACTATAACGTCAGCGGTAATGAAGTGCGGTTCTACGTCGAATATCCGTTTAACGTGTTTTAACCGTGTCATGAACCCTCTCCTGTGAGCCGGCCCTCTCCCGGCTCGCAGGAGCAACCGTCCGGCGCCTTGATTAACCCCCTGTGCCGTGCGGTACCCTCTCCCCGGAAGGGAGAGGGTTGGGGTCACTGGGTTATCATTAATACAGCGTCTTCTGCGGCGGGCCGGCAAAGCGCAGTGCGCCAATCTGGCCCATTTTCACTTCCACCACCGATGGCCCCGGCATCGCCAGCGCCTCGGTCATCACCGCCTGGAAATCCTCAGCGCGTTCCACGCTCCACGCCTGCAGGCCAATCGCCTGCGCCAACAGGGTAAAGTCCGGCGTGTGCAGCTCGTTGTAATACTGGCGGCCGCCAAAGTACTTATCCTGAATACCGCGCATCACGCCGTAGCCGCCATCGTTCATAATCAACAGCGTCACGTTGGCCTTCTCCTGCGCCAGAGTCGCCAGTTCGCCAAGGTTGAGGCTCAGGCCGCCGTCGCCGACCAGGCCGACCACTTTCCGTTGCGGATTGGCAATCGCGGTACCCACCGCCATCGGTAGCCCCATACCGATGGCGCCGGCCAGAGAATGGATATTCATCAACGGGCCGTGAGCGCGGAACAGGCGGCTGCCCCACAGGCTGCCGGAAACGGTAATATCGCGCACCAGGATGCCGTCATCGGGCAGCGCCTGCGCAATTGCGTCATTCAATTTAGCGTAAGCGCCGCACTGGTCGCGCAGCCCCTGCTCCGCCGCCTCTACCGCCGCTTTAAGCTGGCTATCCCAACGCGCATCGCCCCACATCCGGCCCTGCACCCGCGCTGCCAGCGCCGCTAATAAAGCGCGGCAGTCCGCCACCACCGTGTTGTCCATCAGGTAGTTACGGCTGGCCGCCGCCGGGTCGATATCAATCTGCACCCGCGGCGTTGGCAGTTCCAGCGTCCACGAGCGCGTTTCGTTGCTGCGCAGCCGGGAACCGGCCACAAGTGTGAAATCACATTGTGAAATCAGCGCTTCAACCGAGGGAGAATTATGAAACGCGCGTAGGCTGGCGCGATGGCTATCCGCCAAAATGCCGCGGCCGTGGGTACTGGAAATCACCGTCACCCCGGCATCCGCCAGCGTCTTCACCGCCTCGCCGCTCTCTAACGCGCCGCCGCCAAGCCACAGCAGCGGCTGCTTCGCCTGCTTAAGCTGCGCCCACAGCGCATCGACCAGCGACGCTTCCGGCTCAACCGCCGGAGCGCGTTTCAACGGCGCGGTCAGCAGTGAAAGCGGAATTTTGGCGCTCTGAATATCGATGGGAATTTCCACCGAGACCGGGCCGCACGGTGGCGTCTGCGCCTCCTGAATCGCCTTATGCAGGATAGCCACCGCCTGGTTGGCGTTGCTAATGCGGTAAGCGCGCTTCGAACTGGCTTTCAGGAAGGTCAACTGATCGCGGGTTTCATGAATAAAACCGGTGTCGGCGTCCAGCCAGGCTTTTTCGACCTGTCCGGTGAGGTGCAGCAGCGGCGTACCGGCGTTCATCGCCTCAACCAGCGCGCCAACCGCATTACCCGCGCCCGCGCCGGTACTGGTCAGCGCCACGCCGAGCCCGGAAAAACGGCCGTGGGCGTCAGCCATGGTCACCGAGCCCGCTTCACCGCGCGCCGGAACAAAGCGGATTTTTTCCCGCTGGCCGACGGCGTCGGCGATCGGCAGGTTATGGATGGAAATGACGCCATAAATGGCTTCAACGTGATACTGCTCCAGCGTTCTGGCGATGGCATCGCCGACGGTTATCATTTCGCTCATTGCTCACCCTTTCTCAGTCGCACCAGTGGTTGACGCTATTACCCGTCGCCAGATAAATGCTCTTTTGTTGCATCCAGGCTTTCAGCCCCTGGATCCCTTTTTCGCGGCCCAGACCGCTCTCTTTAAAGCCCCCAAACGGGGTCGAAATGGAGAAAACTTTGTAGGTGTTGATCCACACCGTACCGGCTTCCAGTTGCTCGCTCAGACGCAGCGCGCGGCCGGTATCGCGCGTCCAGATCCCCGCCGCCAGTCCGAAGACCGAATCATTGGCCTCGCGGATCAACGCCGCTTCATCGTGAAAACGCATTGCCACCAGCACCGGCCCGAAGATCTCTTCCTGGCAAACGCGGGCCTGATTGTTCAACCCTTCAATGATGGTCGGCAGGAAGTAGCTCCCCGCCGCCAGCGCCGGATCCGCCGGGATCTCGCCGCCGCATAGCACGCTGCCGCCTTCGCGTTTCGCCAGCTCGACGTACTCCAGCACGCTCTGGCGGTGTTTATCGTTGATCAGCGGCCCAACGTGGGTGCCAGCGCTGAATGGATGACCAACCCGCAGCCCTTGGGTTAACTCCAGCAGACGGGCCATTAATTGCGGATACACTTTGTCATGAACAAACAGCCGCGAGCCGGCAATGCAGGCCTGGCCGCCGGAGCTGAAAATGCCGTAGCAGATGCCCCGCGCCGCCTGTTCGATATCGGCATCTTCCAGCACGATGGTCGGCGATTTGCCGCCCAGCTCCAGCGACGCCGGGATCAGCTTTTCCGCCGCCACGTGCGCCAGGTGACGTCCGGTGGTGGTACCGCCGGTAAAGGAAATTTTGCGCACCTTAGGATGGCGGGCCAGCGCATCGCCGATAATCGATCCTTTACCCGGCAGCACGCTCAGCAGTCCGGCGGGTAAACCGGCCTGCTCGAAGATCTTCGCCAGCTCCAGCGCCATGAGCGGCGTGGCTTCCGCCGGTTTGAGGATCACCGCATTTCCGGCGGCGATCGCCGGGGCCACCTTCTGCATTTCGCTGGCGATCGGCGAGTTCCACGGGGTGATCGCCGCCACCACGCCCAACGGCTCATAGCGGCTCAGAGTCAATAGATCCGTCTGCCGCGGCGTCGGCAATTCCCCTTCCAGTAGTTCGCAGGCGGCGGCAAAATAGCGCGCCGTCCCCGCCGCGCTCATCACCAGCCCTCGCGCTTCCGCCAGCGGTTTACCGTTATCGCGGCTCTGCTTTTGGGTGAGCGCATCAAGCTGTGCTTCAATCAGATCGGCGACTTTATGCAGGATCTTCGCCCGCTGATGCGGCAGCATCGCCCGCCACGTTGGCTCCCGCCAGGCGCGATCGGCGCAGTCGATCGCCTCCTGTAAATCATCGAGGCTTGCCGCATACAGCGCCGCGTTAATAGCGCCATCCGCCGGAAACTGGCTGTGCATCAAATTGCCGCCGCCGCGACGCCACTGGCCGCCGATAAAAATGTCTAATTCGTCCATCTCAGCCTCTCTGCGTTATGCCAGTTCACGGCAGGCGCGTACCGCGCTCAGTGCCGCGAGGGTCGATGTTTTCGGATTGCTGGCGAGCGGCAGGCCGCTCAGCTCCAGGTGAAACTCGCCGAACAATCCTTCGGCGTGTAGCGTATGGGTGTTGCGTTGCGTCGCCGGATCGACCATCAGCTGTACTCGGGTCGCGTCAAGGCCGATACCGCCCAGCGCGATGGTTGCCGCCACGTTGGCATTTGCCGGGAATAGCCGCGCCGCCTCGCGGGCGCTGCCTTCGAAGAAAATTTGCGCTTCATTGACCGCGCTGAGGTCGATAAGCTGTTCGGCATAGCTGCCGCGCCAGCTGGCCGGGCTTTTACGCGACTGATAGGTCACTCGTTCAAGCCCCCCCTCTTTGGCCGCCGCCAGGCCGTCAATCCCGGCTACTGCGCCAGCCAGCAGCGTCAACTTGCCGCCCGCCTGACGTAAACGCTGTTCCAGTTCGCTGTCCGCCAGCGCGCCGGTCGAGATCACCGCCAGATGCCAGCCGCGCGCCAGCACCGCTTCGCCGTACTGCGCGACCGCCTGCTGGCTGGCGCATTCCAGCACCAGATCCGGCGTCTCTTCGCACTGCAGCGGATCGGTAAGCGGCGTCACCGTGTGGCCGAACTGCTGGCGGATCGCCGCATGATGCGATTCGCGGGCGACGATCCAACCCAACGTCACCTGCGGCGGCAGGCGTTCAATCACCGCCTGCGCCATCGCGCCATAGCCGATTAACATGACCTTTTTCATCATCTTTCCTTACAGATGGCGGCAGAAACCGCCGGAAACGTCCAGCGCCGCGCCGGTGGTAAAGGAGGCCAGCGGCGAAGCGAGGAATAGCAACGCCTGTGCCGGTTCCTGCGGTTTGCCGAGGCGCGCCATCGGGATCCCGCGTTTGCGGGCGATATCAGCGGTCCACTGCGGCCAGCTCTGGCTCTTATCGCTGCGGTTTTCGAAACGGCGCTGCCACTGCCCGGATTCGACCATTCCCAGCAGGATGGAATTCACGCGGATGCCTTTCTCCACCAGCTCTTTCGACAGGGTCAGCGTCATATTGAGCAGCGCGGCGCGGGCAGCAGAGGTGGCAATCATGTGCTCTTCCGGCTGCAGAGCCAGCAGCGAGTTCACACAGGTAATCGAGGCGATATCCGACTGTTCAAGCTGCGGCTGGAAGGCCTTTACCGGGTTAATCACGCCGAACAGTTTCAGTTCGGCTTCGTGCAGCCAGGCCTCGCGCGGCGTATCGGCGAAGTGGGCGACATAGCCCTGCCCGGCGTTATTAATCAGCATGTCGGCGCCGCCGAAACGCGCGGCGACCGCGTCAGCGAAGGCCTGAACTTCCGCTTCATTCAGTACGTCGCAGCGCCAGGAGAACACCTCGCCTTCTGGATATTCGTTTTGCAACGCCGCATGGGCGCTGGCCAGCCGATCCGGGTTGCGGCCACAAAACGCGACCTTCGCCCCTTCGCCCAGCAGCAGGCGCAGCGTTTCAAAGCCGATCCCTGACGAGCCGCCGGTGACTACCGCGACGCGTCCTTCAATTTGTGCATTCATCGCGCACCTCTTCCCCTATGCGTAAAAGCAGTTGATTAAAAAAGGTTTCGTTATCGAGATAGCTGGCATGTCCAGCCTGCGGGATGGCGATGTAAGGTGCGCCGTAACGCAGCGCCACTCCCTGCACCAGCTCCGGTTGGGTAATGGCATCCTGCTCGCCGCACCACACCGAGAGACGACCGCGATAGTCAGCAAGCCAGCGGTGGATGTCGTCATGCGCCAGCATCCAGGCGGCGGCGAGATAGCCTTCGCTACGCAGCCTACGCATGCCTGCCGCCACGGTCGCCACATCGGCTTCGCGCGCGCCGGGGCGCAGCAGTTTTGCCGCCCGCCCCTGCGCCATCGCCTCGCCGCCCAGCGCTATCTGCTGTTGACGTCCCTGCCAGACTTTTTCCCGCTGTGCGGCTTCCGCCTGGCCGTAGCCCTGCGCGACGTCGGCGAGCACCAGGTAAAGCACCCTCTGCGGGTATTTCGCGGCGAAGGCGGCCGCCACCAGCGCGCCCAGCGAATGGCCGACCAGTATGGTTTGCTCTACTCCAGCGCGGTCCAGCATTCGCGCCAGGGCGTCGGCGTAATCACCGGCAACCGCCGGCGTTGCCGCCAGCATCGGGCTCTCGCCATAACCGGGCATATCCCAGGCAAGCACGCGGTAGCCGGGCAGCGTCATCTGTTTATGCCAGGAGGCCGCGCCGGAACTGATGCCGTGCAGCAGCGTCAGCGGAATACCGCTTCCTTGTTCACGAAACCCCGTCATCATCGCCCCTTAGTTACGTTTTACTTTTGCCAGCGGATGATCTTCCGGGTAGGTCGGAATATGCGGCTTATGGGTGCCGAGCATCACGCACATCAGCGCCTCTTCTTCGCCGTGGTTAAACAAACCGCGGTAAATTCCAGGCGGCACCGAGATCAGATCGCGTTCGCGCAGCACGGTTTCGGTATAGTTGTCGCCGTCCTGAATCATCAGGGTGATCTGCCCTTTGAGCATGAAGAACACCTCTTCTACGTCATCATGCAGGTGCAGCGGGCCTTCACATTTGGACGGCAACACCATGGTGGAGAAGGTGAAGTGCTCGGCCGGAACGGTGTTGGTATCACTGGCGACGCCGGTGGCGCCGGTGCCGATGTAGCGCATCTGCGCGCGGCGATATTTCGGATCGAAATCGGCCTGGAATTTCAGCGCATTCCAGTCGTATTTACGGCCTTCAAAGCGCGCGATACGCGACTCCACCCACTCTTCCATCGTCAGATGGTCAGGTTTCAAACTCTGTTTTGCAGTTACGGTTGAATCAGTCATCGTTTTATCCTCAGTAACGTCTCAGCAGCGGCAGTAACAGGGCGCAGCCCACCGCCGCCATCACCGCCAGAAAAATCAGCCCGGAATCCATGCTATGGGTGAAGGCGATAAGCGCGCCCATCACCGCCGGCGATAGCGCCCCGGCAAAGTTTCCCAGCCCGTTGAAAATTCCACCCGCCGTGGCGCTGACCCGTGGATGGGTCGCTTTAGCCAGCAGCGCGAAAATGTTTGGCGCGCCGGTGCCCCACATAAAGGTGCTAAAGCTCATCGCCGCGATCACCGGCAACGGCGCGCTAAAATGCATCACCGCCGCCAGCCCGATTCCGGCGCCCGCCAGGGAAATAAAGCAGGCGGCGGCGCGCTTATCGACGCGGTCGGACAGCCAGGCGCCGATAATTTCGCCCAGCAACATGGCGATAAACGGCATCGAAGACAGCCAGCCGGCGTGTTCCAGATGAATGCCTTTGCCTTTAATCAGGTAGCCCGGCAGCCAGCCGTTGATCCCCCACAGATAGGCGAGAAAGGCGATGTTGAAAATGCAGATCATCCAGAAATGCGGACTCACGAAGAGCTCGCGACGCGCGCTGCGGCGTGCTTCCTGCGACGTTTTATCGCTGCCGACTTTCGCCTCCAGCTGCACGCCGCGCAGCCCGATGCGCACAAAAATCAGCACCGGTACCGTCAGCATCGCCATCACGAAAAAGGTGCTCTGCCAGCCGAAGGTATTGAGTAGCCAAATTGACAGCGGGAAACCCAGCGCCGCGCCAACCGGCGTGCCAAGCAGCCACAACATGGTGGCGCGAGCCTGTAGCCGCTGCGGGAAGGTGTGACGCACCACGGCGAACGCCAACGGGAACAGCGGCCCTTCAGCAATGCCCAACAGGATGCGCAGCGTCACCATCAGCGCGTAGTTGTGGGTGAAACCCATGATCACCATCAGGATGCACCACACCACCATCATTCCAGTTAGCAAGCGCAGCGGCGCAATCCGGTCGCCAAGACCGCTTAACAACACTGACGAGAAGCCGTAGCTCAACAGAAAGGCGCTCATCAGAATACCCAGCCGGGTGGTATCGAAATCGATCCCCATCGCCTGCTGGAAATGGCTATCGGAAAACAGCGCGGCGATGCTGATTTTGTCGAAAAACGCCAGCAGTACGCAGGCCAGCAGCGACAGCGGAATGGCCCAACGAACCGCCTTTTCAGGCGTGCGGACGCCCTCGCCGCTCGCCTCAGCAGGCGCGGCGTTAGTCTCTAATGTGGTCATTTCTCCCCCTTAAGGGTTCGCGTTAATTATCGCAATGACATCAGCGAGAAAGTCGGGTCAGCGAGCGGGACGTCAGAGAGATCCCTCCCCGCCGCCATCCAGCGCTTCGCCAGCTTCACGGTACGTGCATTATTGAAGGCCACCAGTTGCGTTAAACGTCCATCGGCATTCAGCGAGAAGTAGAGCGCGCCCTGCGGCTCGTCACGCACGATGGTGCGGCTGCCCGCCTGCGGGATCCCCAGGATCTGGATATTGCGATCGTATTGATCCGACCACAGCCACGGCGCCTCGTCGTAGCCGCTGGCCTGCGGATCGAGCATCGCTTTCGCCGTCGCGATGGCCTGATTTTGCGCAAAGGCCCACGACTGAATGCACAGGCCGTATTGATGGTGCTGGGCGACATCGCCGGCGGCGAAAATCGCCGGATCGCTGCTGCGCCCCTGGGCATCAACGACAATCCCGCGTTCGACAGTGAGCCCAGCATCGCGCGCCAGTTCGAGATTCAGATCGACGCCGATCCCCACCACCACCGCATCGAAGGTTTCCCGCTGGCCATCGCAGTGCAGCGTCGGCAGGCCGTTATCATCTTCCAGCTCCAGCGCGCCGCAGCCGCGGCGAATATCAACGCCCTGCCCGCGATGCAACTCATCCAGTGCCTGCGAGACCTCCATACTGACCGAGCGCATGCACAGAGCCGGCTGCTGTTCATAAAGGGTCACGGCTACGCCGCTTTTGCGCGCCGAGGCGGCGATTTCGAGGCCAATCCAGCCGCCGCCGACGATCGCCAGCCGCGTTGCCGATGCCAGCCGCTGCTTCAGACGCTGCGCGTCCTGCCAGTGGCGCAGGGTATAGACCTGCGGATGCTGCGCCCAGGCCTCGGACGGCAGCCGCGCGCGGCCGCCGGTGGCGATCAGCAGTTGGTCGTACGCCAGCGTTTCGCCGTTGCTCAGCGCCAGGGTTTTATTTTGCCGGTCGATCGATTCCGCGCGCAGCGGGCGGTACCAGCGCAGATCCAGCGCCTGTTGCGCCTCGGCGCTGAATAACCGCGGCAGCGCCGGTTCGGCCTCCAGCAATGCCGCTTTCGACAGCGGCGGGCGCTCGTAAAAATCCCATTGTTCTTCGGCAACCACGCAAATCTCGCCGCTAAACCCTTCATCACGCAGCGTTTTCGCTGCCCAGCCGCCAGCCTGGCCGCCGCCGATAATGACTATCCGCGCCGTCATACCGCCTCCGGTTTTTTCTGCTGGCGACGGGTATCGTGATCGATACCGCCTTCCACCGCCCATTCGGTAAAGGACACGAGTGAATGCTCCAGCTCGCGCGGCTGCCAGTTTTCCGTCAGATAGTCATCGTTGGTGTAGTACTCAAAAGCGCCGCCGGTCGGGCTGTTGACATACCAGAAGTAGGCCGAGGAGACCGGATGGCGGCCGGGACCGATAAACGTGCTCCACGCGTTTTTATTCATCGCAATGCCGCCGCCGATCACTTCATGAATATCCCGTACGGTAAACGCGACGTGGTTTAGCCCGCGCTTACGGTTGGGCAACTGCAATAAGAAGAGGTTATGGTGTCCGCCGCGCACGCCGCAGCGCAGGAACACCGCGCGATTGATGTAGCGGTCTGACACCTGGAAGCCGAGTACTTCGCGATAGAAACTTTCCACCGCCGCCAGTTCTTCCACGAAGAACACCACGTGGCCGACGTTAATCGGCTGCGCGCGGTTGTACACCGGGCTCGGGGTGTCGATGCGACGCACATCGCCCCACTGGTTGATCGGTTCAACGTTCAGTTCAACCGCCGTTTGCTGGCTAACCTGCACCCGCAGCGTCATACCGTTGGGATCGCGGCACTCCAGCGCGCCGTCGATTTCACGGAAAGCGGGCTGACGTTCCAGCTTCGGGCGCAGCGCATCCAGCGCCGCCCGATCCGCCACGCCCCAGGTCATGCGACGCAGGGTGTTGCCCGCCTCAAAGGCTGGCGGCAGGTCGGCGGCATCGGTCGGGTTAAGTTCGACCCGCGCGCCGCTGAGGGTGGTAAACGCGCGGCCGCTGGCGTCGCCGGTCAGGCCAAAATCGCGCATAAATTTGGCGCTGTGGTTCAGGTCGTCTACGCCAAATTCCAGCTTTTCAATTCCGGTAATACTCATTATTCGTCGCCTCTTTACCGTTCAGTCGCCCGAATTTGGGCGTAAAACATGCCCGACGCAATCAAGCGTCTGCCGTTAAGTTGTTGATTTAACTTGCCTGTGACAAATATCCGAGGAAGCCGGAAATTTTGTCCGCCGCCATACTGACGTCGTTCTGCAACCGTTCGCGATCGCTTTGCGGGATCTCGTCCGACGGCACCAGAATGCTGACGACCGCCGCCACCCGGCCGCTGCGGTCAAAGACCGGATAGACAATCGATGAGATGCCGTGGCGATAGAACGATTCGCCAATCACGTAGCCGCGGGCTTTATCCTGCTGCACCATCTGCCACAGCGCTTCGCGGTCGTACAGCTGGCCCGGCGTATTGCCCGGCAGACGTTCATTCGGGAACAATTGTTCAAACTCGCTGCGGGAAACATCGGTCAGCAGCATGCGGCCAAGCGAGGTGCAGTGCACCGGTAGCCGCGTTCCGACGCTGACCTGGTTGATACGCGAACCGGCGGCGCTGACGCGGGCGATGTAGATAATGTCGCGGCCGTCGCGGATCGCCAGATGGCTGCTGCACTGGCTGATATCGCGTAGTTGCTCGATGACCGGCTGACCCACCTGAGCGACATCCAGTGAGGCGATATATTCAAAGCCCAGACGCAGTACGTTCATGCCCAGCGAAAAGGTATTGGTTCGGGCGTTACGCTCGAGAAAGCCCATATATTCCAGCGTCTGCACCACGCGATAGGCGGTCGCTTTCGGCATATCCACCAGCCGATGCAGCTCGGCAAAGGTCAGATCGCGATGCTGTTCGCCAAACGCCAGCAGCAGTTGTAAACCGCGCTCCAGACCCGGTACCAGGTACTTCACTTCCTGATCGTTCGCCATACCGCCTCACTTGTTAGTTAAAGACAAAACCGCCGTTGACCGGGATCAGTTGGCCAGTGATAAAGCGCGAAAGATCGCTCAGCAGCCAGACCACGCTACCGGTGACATCTTCCGGCTGCTGCGCGCCGCTGAGCGCGCGGCCGTTCTCATACAGCTGATGACGCTCGGCGGGAACGTATTCCGTGGCCTCAACGCGGGTCAGTCCCGGCGCGATGGCGTTGATACGGATCCGCTTTTCACCCAACTCGCGGGCCATGGAGCGGGTCATCGCAATCACCGCGCCCTTACTGGCGACATAGGCCATCAGCCGCGGCGCGCCCCACAGCGCGGTATCCGAAGCGACGTTGACGATCGCCGACCCTTCGCGCAGCAGCGGTACCGCCTCGCGGGTCACCAGCCAGGTGCCTTTGACATTGACCGTCATCACCCGATCCCACAGGTCCGGATCGTAATCGATCATATTTTTACCGCCGACGCCGGTGGCCATCGCCGCGTTATTGACTAAGCCATCGATAGGCCCCTGCGCGCCGATGGCGCTGAAGACCTGCTCGATCGACGCTTGACTGGCAAGATCGATGGCGTGGGATTCGATCTGATAGCCCTTCTGCTGCAGGCGATGAGCGCTTTCCGCCAGCTCCCCCTGCAGGATGTCGCACATCACCACCGTCGCGCCCTGCGCGGCGCAGGATTCGGCAAAATGGTAACCGAGGCCGCGCGCCGCGCCGGTGACGACAATACGTTTACCGTTCAGCAGGCCGTTCATCAGGCGGCACCCTGCTGCGCTTCGCGAAGCGCTAACTGCTCTTTCGCCGCTTTCTGCATCATGCGGCGCAGGCGGGACAAACCGACGTCATGTTGATAGAGATATTCATGATCGCGGGCGTTCGGCGCCAGGCTTTCCAGCACCACGCGATCCTGTTCCAGTACTTCCCAGTGCAGTTTTTCCAGACGGTTGCGGTACATAAAGCGCCACAGATCGCGCTGCCAGCCCTGAACGCCGCGGATGCGCCAGAAGAAGACGCGGCAGTTGTCGTTATCTTCCGGAACCACCATGCCGACGATCCAGAAGTGGCCGCCCGGCCCGAAACGCTTTTTGTACGGAATAGACAGGCGCATCCAGTAGGCGCCGCTGTTGCCCAATTCAACCCAGTCAAAGTTGACGCCGCTCTGCCCTTTTTTCTCGAAGATAAAGCCGGTTTTCGTCGGCTGCAGCACCATATCGGCTTTGCGATCGCCTTCCGCCATCGAGTGCGATGACGAGTGCAGATAGGTGCCGTGCATCGGGTCCATCACGTTTTCCAGCGCGTACTGGTAGTTGCATTTCCACGCCGCGGTGCACAGGAAGTTACTGTATTTTTCGTGGTTGGCCAGTTCCTCCGGGAAGCTCAGTTCATCCGGCTGCTGGTCGGCGGTGACGCCGAACCACAGGAAGATTGCCCCG contains the following coding sequences:
- a CDS encoding MFS transporter, whose translation is MTTLETNAAPAEASGEGVRTPEKAVRWAIPLSLLACVLLAFFDKISIAALFSDSHFQQAMGIDFDTTRLGILMSAFLLSYGFSSVLLSGLGDRIAPLRLLTGMMVVWCILMVIMGFTHNYALMVTLRILLGIAEGPLFPLAFAVVRHTFPQRLQARATMLWLLGTPVGAALGFPLSIWLLNTFGWQSTFFVMAMLTVPVLIFVRIGLRGVQLEAKVGSDKTSQEARRSARRELFVSPHFWMICIFNIAFLAYLWGINGWLPGYLIKGKGIHLEHAGWLSSMPFIAMLLGEIIGAWLSDRVDKRAAACFISLAGAGIGLAAVMHFSAPLPVIAAMSFSTFMWGTGAPNIFALLAKATHPRVSATAGGIFNGLGNFAGALSPAVMGALIAFTHSMDSGLIFLAVMAAVGCALLLPLLRRY
- a CDS encoding NAD(P)/FAD-dependent oxidoreductase, with the protein product MTARIVIIGGGQAGGWAAKTLRDEGFSGEICVVAEEQWDFYERPPLSKAALLEAEPALPRLFSAEAQQALDLRWYRPLRAESIDRQNKTLALSNGETLAYDQLLIATGGRARLPSEAWAQHPQVYTLRHWQDAQRLKQRLASATRLAIVGGGWIGLEIAASARKSGVAVTLYEQQPALCMRSVSMEVSQALDELHRGQGVDIRRGCGALELEDDNGLPTLHCDGQRETFDAVVVGIGVDLNLELARDAGLTVERGIVVDAQGRSSDPAIFAAGDVAQHHQYGLCIQSWAFAQNQAIATAKAMLDPQASGYDEAPWLWSDQYDRNIQILGIPQAGSRTIVRDEPQGALYFSLNADGRLTQLVAFNNARTVKLAKRWMAAGRDLSDVPLADPTFSLMSLR
- a CDS encoding VOC family protein; the encoded protein is MSITGIEKLEFGVDDLNHSAKFMRDFGLTGDASGRAFTTLSGARVELNPTDAADLPPAFEAGNTLRRMTWGVADRAALDALRPKLERQPAFREIDGALECRDPNGMTLRVQVSQQTAVELNVEPINQWGDVRRIDTPSPVYNRAQPINVGHVVFFVEELAAVESFYREVLGFQVSDRYINRAVFLRCGVRGGHHNLFLLQLPNRKRGLNHVAFTVRDIHEVIGGGIAMNKNAWSTFIGPGRHPVSSAYFWYVNSPTGGAFEYYTNDDYLTENWQPRELEHSLVSFTEWAVEGGIDHDTRRQQKKPEAV
- a CDS encoding IclR family transcriptional regulator; the encoded protein is MANDQEVKYLVPGLERGLQLLLAFGEQHRDLTFAELHRLVDMPKATAYRVVQTLEYMGFLERNARTNTFSLGMNVLRLGFEYIASLDVAQVGQPVIEQLRDISQCSSHLAIRDGRDIIYIARVSAAGSRINQVSVGTRLPVHCTSLGRMLLTDVSRSEFEQLFPNERLPGNTPGQLYDREALWQMVQQDKARGYVIGESFYRHGISSIVYPVFDRSGRVAAVVSILVPSDEIPQSDRERLQNDVSMAADKISGFLGYLSQAS
- a CDS encoding SDR family oxidoreductase, whose amino-acid sequence is MNGLLNGKRIVVTGAARGLGYHFAESCAAQGATVVMCDILQGELAESAHRLQQKGYQIESHAIDLASQASIEQVFSAIGAQGPIDGLVNNAAMATGVGGKNMIDYDPDLWDRVMTVNVKGTWLVTREAVPLLREGSAIVNVASDTALWGAPRLMAYVASKGAVIAMTRSMARELGEKRIRINAIAPGLTRVEATEYVPAERHQLYENGRALSGAQQPEDVTGSVVWLLSDLSRFITGQLIPVNGGFVFN
- a CDS encoding aromatic ring-hydroxylating oxygenase subunit alpha, coding for MTTTVQNYLDKGLRGLWYPVLASWEVQSAPVGITRLGEQIVVWRNKDGQVQALEDRCPHRGARLSMGWNLGDRIACWYHGVEVAGNGEVKDVPAVDRCPLVGQQCVRSYNVQEAHGAIFLWFGVTADQQPDELSFPEELANHEKYSNFLCTAAWKCNYQYALENVMDPMHGTYLHSSSHSMAEGDRKADMVLQPTKTGFIFEKKGQSGVNFDWVELGNSGAYWMRLSIPYKKRFGPGGHFWIVGMVVPEDNDNCRVFFWRIRGVQGWQRDLWRFMYRNRLEKLHWEVLEQDRVVLESLAPNARDHEYLYQHDVGLSRLRRMMQKAAKEQLALREAQQGAA